Within the Miscanthus floridulus cultivar M001 chromosome 2, ASM1932011v1, whole genome shotgun sequence genome, the region CGCCAGACGTCCGGGTGCTAGTACCTCCGATTAGCTAAAACGTCTGCTTTTTTCCTTTTCTTGGACGACGAACATGAGCCATTGGATGATGATCTAACAGCTAAAGATCATGGTGCGATGTTTGTCTTTCGCAGCTCAGCACTTCATAGCCTGACCCGCTACCAACCTCACCCGCTGCCCCCGCTAGCGGCTCCCGCTCCGTCGCCCCTGCCACCCACCAACCATACCATTGTTGCGCCCAACCCCACCCTCtcctaatcctaatcctaatcccGTGACCACGCCATCGAGCCCTCGCCCCCGCCGCCAGCACTTACCATTCGGGTGTCTACCCCACCCTCTCATGGCTCCCTGCCGCCTCGCTCACCACCGTCGTCTGTTTGCTCGGCCACCCTTGGACCCCTCCCTTCTAAGGTCGCTGGAGATCCTAGAAAATCAAAACTCTAACCCTATCATCACCGCCTCATCCATCCACTATCAcaccggagaggaggaagacacaCGCAGGAAGGAGGGAATGAGTCACTTGAACGTCGCCTATAATTTCAGCGAACTGGAATGTAGGACGTGTGAGGAAATATCCACCGCTAGATTTGAGGCATATTAAAACCAAGACTACTATGAACTAATGAAAAGAAATATCTTCATTCCAATGAGatgtttgaaaggatcaagatgcccaaaagagggggtgaattgggctaattctaaattctttcaataattaagccttACACTTAGgccacttcaccccttatgcctagaatgtgtttctattgttctaccacacaaaagttttgcaccctagcttccaatcctactttagcatggcaattttagaaatgtaaagacaagaaataaattgctcaaatgtaaatgctcaaaacaaagagagggaaagaaacacggcgatgttttctcaaggtatcagagagtagccactccccactagtccttgttggagcacccgcgtaagggtatagctcccccttgatccgcgtaaggatcaagtgctctctatgggctgattctttgatactccatcacggtgaatcacccacaacctctcacaacttgagttgggtcatccacaagctccgccggatgatcaccaagctttcaatcaccaccgagccatctaggcgACGGTGataaccaagagtaacaagcataaactcttatttgaccacgacaagcctaataagaatggtggatgcacgcttgctactctccttgcactaatgaggaccttaatcttagattctcaaattccaatcacctcactaggctcttgctctcccttgtactctcaaggtgtttctcagcaAAACAAATAGGAAAGAGACCTCCCTtagacgagtggagtaagtatttgtACCCCcttattcaaaacataacgtttggaagTTGAGTCAGCTTTCTACAGGGTGACTGAACGCTCTAGTCAGTTATACCCGTCACTGTATCAGAAAGAGCCATTAAGTTctaaccggactctgaccagcgtccggtcagcactaaccggacacgttcggtcatgaaaaacgttctttggaaccttactgatgttgaccgaacgctggcacccaaagtccggtcacttcactgttcagcgtccggtcagttactagattctgaccagcgtccggtcagcaccaaccgaacgtgtccggtcacgaaacagtctctttggaacctctctggagttgatcaGACACAGgtacccagcatccggtccactttcactcaacgtccggtcagtaccagacgactctagttgatcaaatgaactgaccggactcaccctccagcgtccggtcacaactagaccagcgtccaatcaatcatttgaccctccattcactttcaactcgaaatcctatgttaataaagtttactccaattgatcttagggctatttctgagctacctagtgctaggtttgacaagtgtgcaccacacctaacccactagacttacctaggtcaagctactagtccataccccccttaatagtatggccaaaggaaaaacaaagtcctaaactactctaagtgtttcTCCATcactaaacgacacttagaactagtatgtccttaaccttgtcgttcatcctttaaaaaccgaaacgatttccatcatcaggggcatgacaaccatgactacccaatcaattgccattaccatgacctaactcaaattgtctctacaaaacacacgttagtcatagtaatctcgtgtcgtcattaatcaccgaaacctaactatgggcctagatgctttcaatgttTTTATAGGATTGGAGAGTAGAATGAATGTAGTGGGTTCCAAAATTATAATTGATTGTGTTTCACCATCGGGTTAGTAACTCGGTGACTCAGGGTGTTGGGGTTGGGCTGAACCGAGCCCAGCAACGGGTTTTTGTTGCTACTTATTATGAGGAACTTATATACGCATACAGAAGGATCAAGAACACAATCCTCCTTTTCGGAAGAATTAAGACACCTTTGCGGTTATGATAATGATACTGTGTGGGCGTCCGTCCTGTCTAGATGGACCTGCACACGGAATACAAACCTCACTTCTTCGCACCTTCCCGAACCCAACCACACAGCGGGTTCCACGCCCCCGTCGTCTTCGGCCCTTCGCCCTTGCCTTGACTCAGAGAACTCCCCTCCATCTCAGCTCACCAGTCACAACAGCAGCCGCCCCTTCCAGCCTCCATCGGCTAGCGCTCGCCGCCCCCTTCCTTCGCACCTCGTCGTCGGCCGCTACTGCACCGGTCACCCCTTCATTCACAGCTCCATCGCATCGCACCCACTTGGCCTCAACCGGCTAGTTTCGCATCGCGCCACCACCAAATGGGTGCCCCGGGGCACGACCTccaccggagacgaggacgaTGGCGGCGGCTCCGATGAAGTAGGTCGGTCCTTCTCTGagtctgagccctcctcctcctcctcctctggatctgagccctcctcctcctcctcctatagATCTGAGGGAcgtggcggtggctagggttccggcaaGCTCTGGGGCTCTATTCCCTCCTCCCCCGGCGAGCTCGAAGGTGATGGGCCAGGGGTTGTTTTGCACGTGTGCCTCCCGTGTTGCAATGGGATTTTTGGGTCgttgcaacagatgattttcgAATGTTGCAATGGGATTTTTGGGTCGTTGTAACATatgtttttgcgatgttgcagtactactgcttgagatgttgcggTACATAAATTTCAATGTTGCACCACATAATTTttgatgttgcactacatattttttgatgttgcagtacatatttttcgatgttgcagtacatattttttttGTTGTAGTACATTTTTTATGTTGCACGCATGTTTTTTAATGTTGCACTATAtatttttgcgatgttgcagtgTTTATATCTCGATGTTGTACTACGTAGTTTTCCCATATGTGTTGCAATGTTGCACTTGAAGTGTTTCATGCTCTTTTGGGACAGGGGCGCGGTGGGGGAACGGGGTGCGTTGGGGAACTGGGGATAGGGGCGCGGTGGGGAGCGGATGACAGGGCGGGTTCCGTTACGTGGGGGCGGGTGGGGGTCCGTTCTATTCACGCGCGGGGGCAGGCGGGCTTTGGGAAGGGACCACCATCTGGACGCACTTGCACGCCGGACGTCTGGGCGCTAGAATCGCCGTTGCGGTTATGCTTCAAACAGACTCCATTAGTCCATTCCAACTTCAAATCCAAAAGCATCCATAGCAGCACCACCACCATGAGAGCCAGCGCTCCACTCTCCCAACTCTACGGCTTCCACAAACCAAATAGGCGCTCCACTCTCCCAACTCTACGGCTTCCACAAACCAAATAGGCCCTGACGCATGACTAcgtggccatgttcgcttctcttataatctgtttttttcagcttattttttttcagccagaacaatgtttttctctcacaacaaatcagcgtgAACAGTGTTTCGAtttgttttttcaacgaagcgaacggggccatcatTACCGTTCAAGTTTTGATGCTGCTCTATGTCGTCTCTCTATTTATAATCACAACTCATCACCTCCCTATTTATGTAATTATAATTACAGCAGTCAAAAACCCATTATAATGGTTTGTTTGGATACACTCATATCTAACTCAATTCACGTGGGTTAAAGTGGATTGTGTAGAAATTATACTAAATTTCACACTAATCCACTGTAACACATATATATTAAGATGGATACGAGACCTAAAGTGGTGGAAGACACGAGAACACATCGCCTTGTACACAAATACTCTCGTTGTAAGCTCTGCATAGACGAGAATAGTGAAGAAGAAAAAACTCATGTATTGATATAGCCTCAGGATGAATGTACATCTTATATCCCCGCAACTTCGACTTCAATTATCACCACCTCACTTTACAACCGCAATTGAGCGGTATATTTTAGCATGTACTCTACACTCTACAATTTTGTTCCTAGGCTTATCTTGCAACTTAAAAAATGGTAAAAGTAATTTATGCCTATTAGACGGCATCGCTACGTGACTAGTTATGTTCTGTGCCAGAAATTAAATCTGCTGGTCTGCCTGTGCCTTCTCATACCTCTCCTTCGCCTTATTAATATCCTCTTTGAGCTCCATGTATTTCTGCAATGAAATATTAGAGAACATTTCAAGCTTCCCTAGAAATATCTCCAAACTTGATTGTAAATCCATAGGGGGGTCACTTCTTTGTACTTCCCCCATCTCCCCGTTTGATCTTCCACTATGGGACAAAGATAAGATTCGCTTTGAACCACCCCGTTGCTTCTCCTGatgtggcacataacggtttataTGAGCAGCAAGGTCTTTAACAGCATCCTCCAAATCCGTTGGTAAATCATCCAACAAATTTATCCAGCTCTCACAGGTTTTAAATATGGGCGCAACAGCATACTTTGTTATTGGATCAGCTTCGACCTTCTTTTTCCTGGAACTCTTCCTCTTCTTTTGTAGTGACTTCACACACTTGAGTAGCCATGAATTTAGGCTCTGCAAATATGCTTTGTGGGATGCTATCCATTTCTGAAAGTTTGAACATAATGTGCTCAGCTCAACCTGAAGGAGTAGAGTTGCTTGGAACTGTGATTCTGACCGAATTGAAGCCTTCATGTTGCCAGTGTTGGATACTAGTTTAATGATATCATGTTGATGCTGGTGACACTCAAGCATTGTTGCCCACATGCGAGTCAAACTGCAAATACAACAAATATTGTATTTGTTCAATACAGATGTCACAAAAAAGATTATGAAAAGTGCATTGACAGAGTGCACAGCAAATAACCAGAGTTTTGTTACATCCTATGGcagagtattttttttttttgaaacaaacggcaggagctctgcctttcaattaagacgaAAAAGAAGTTACAGGTATACAGTCCCCGCGGCACTACAGTACgcgcgggtactgttcacgccGGCTGTTATGCGATGGCTGAGGCTGCGAGGGAGAGAAGAGGCCGGCCGGGGGCCTTTGCCCACGGCCGAGGAAGagggaagggatttccttcttaattcttgcttgattagattgatacatctcctctccttatatagagaggtttacttgatTCCCAAGGAAGACTTACTTCACCTCTAAGTaagcgacccttatctctaattaaccctaacactaatgggctatacagtcagcccaggcccaataggcccctgaCGTACTCTAACAACAAGAAAGGGTAGCCAAACTGTAACAACAAGAAAGGGTAGCCAAACTGTGATGCCTACAACAGGACACCTGAAAGGCAAACCCACCCTCGCGACGGGGCAAAGCACAAAACTACCAtgagtcatcgttgccgagcatggTTGCATAGCATCCAACAGCTCCGATTTCCCATGGCAGACCCAGACGACCCACCCTAACGATGCCAGGCAGACGGGCCAGAAGCAAGAGTCTGCTACATCCTATGACAGAGTTCATAAGCTAAAAGAAATTTTGGCATTGCTGCATCATAAACAGAAAGTAATTAACAATCAACCATGTAATTCCATAACTAGTAAAGATAGGACAATGACATCAGGACCTGGCCAGACTGGCAAAGTTCATCCAGGCCTTAGTTACTTATATGATTTATAATGGTGAGACCTGAAAAACACCAGGACCAGGCCAGAGCTGGGCCCAGTTTCATTCAGGCTACCTAATGAGACTTCCCATTTATTCGATGATCCCATGTTAGCCTAAGTGCCTTAATCAGTTCGAAACAAACCACAATCCTGGCTGGGCCAAAACCATATTCAGGACTACATTAAAATGCCAATTGGATTGAACTGAAGGGATAAATATACCTTCCAATTAATTCCTCTAGCTGTGGTTGAAGCTCTTTGTCCCTTAGATCCTCTATGTTCTTTGAAATCATGTCGATTCTCTGAATGGCCACTAAAATTCTGGAGTGCAAATCCTTCACAACAGCACGGGTTTTGTCGATACTCATTTGGCTTTCTCCTCTTGATTCCTGGTGTCTTAGCTGCCTACATTTATCATCATATTGCCTGCAAACTGCACTGCTTGCCTGAAGGAATAGGAATGGAGGAAAAAaactgtgaaatcaacatattttTCCCATGTACAACAAACGGTATATGGTTCCACAAGGTACATCAATTATATTATTGTAACAGGATAAAATTAAGGTAAGCGTTTGTTTAAGCATTTCACTATAGGATAAATGGGTAATACcccccttccccagaccccgcacatagcgggagctctctgcactgggtacgccctttataaaTGGGTAATACCCACTATATAGCCATGTGAAGTTACAGCGCAACCGCAGCCCTCTACGCAACCATATcatagtgtggcagaacctcagTACAAATACATTTTGGGTTTTAGTATGATCTATTCGTTCCATCTTCTAGTCATCTTTGATATGGAATTTTTACAAGAATTAATATCAGAGCAGAAAAAAAAATGCTTTGCAAGATAAGCTAATATTCTTCAGAGTTGCATAATTTCATAAATGAAGCAAGCCAATCCTGCTATATATCCTCACACAGGATAGAAGTCATAAAACAGGTAACAGAAAAAAAGAGAATGTTACCTTGACTTCATCATAAAGCTTTCTCTCCCATGCATACAGCCTGTCCAGTGTGGAGGCATGACTGCCAGAATTCATGTATACACCACCAAAGATATTTCCAGTGAGACCATCAGTGTCTTCCTTTGATGTTGTCCCAAGAGGATTTCTGGATGATGAAGAAAGTGAAGACATTGATCTATGCCAGGTAAGGTACTGCACTTCAGCCTGAGGAGGAGCTGCATCACAGCACGAGATATTTTTAAGTCATGGTGGACGATAATAAAAGCGCTACTAAGCCTGATCGGTACCGATTGCTGAGGCTGCAGTTGCCGCAAGTCTCTGCTACAGTACACACaacagccgcagccgcagcaatGACTACCAAGCACGTCAACTACTCATGGCGAAAGGTATAGGCTAACACACTACCTCCAAATTTGCATTAGCTACTTAGCTATTTCAACTTCAACCATACTATACTACAGTACAAAAAGTGACCACACAGCAATGAGAATACTAGTGTCATTTCCAAAACTGCTTACAACATCTAATTATATGATACTACTACACAACTAACATATTACAATCCATGGCCAAAGTTATATTCTCCATAAGTACCAAAAATAAGTGGAACTAAACAAAAATAGCATAGGGTCAGACTAACAATACATTGTGCTACAATCATTTATAGGAACTTTGTGTCGTCTGAGGGGAAAAGGAACAAAATGTAGTAGTTACAAGTTAAAGAGTAAAATAACTTACGTTGAGGAACAGGGACTTCCTCTCTGCAACAAGCAAATAATGTTGCAAAAAAACCTGATGCTGTTGATCCTGGCGCTGCACCAAAGTATAAAGATAACTCCAATAGTAAGTACAATAGAATAGATCTATAGATGGAGTGACAAAATAATGgtcgctagatgaagctacagcAATGCTAACAAATAAACAGGGAAATTTCATATCATGGTGTGTACGCAGCCCAAAACCTTTCTACTTTCCATcttcctttttgaagaaaaactcCAATGTGTGAGTTATGGAACAGTAATGTAAATCTACTAAAATATAACCTTTTTCTTCTGGTAGTAAAGGCCGGAAATTGACTTTGTCTGCTTCAAGCATCCTTGGGACTTCTTTTCCAGAATCAGATGCCTTGATAAATAAGATCTCAATCTccttcatgcatgagtttaagtCCCTCGCCACATTCCTTACGTCACGTAAAGGTTCCTTGAATTTCCCGTTCACTGGAAACGCAGCAGTTGAAGTTGAGGTATCTTTCAGAGGACTTGTAACAGGGGTTTCGTCACTTTCATACATGCTAATGTCCAGTACCCTCGTGTCATCTTTTGGTTTTTCAGCATGAGAATCAACTCCTGTGTGATCTTTTATTTTTTCAGTCTGAGCATCGATTGCCATGTTATCTTTTGGTCTTTCAGTCTGAGGATCAACTGCTGGGTCATCTTTTGGTCTTTCAGCCTGAGAATCAATTGTCTCTGAAGCTAAGTCATCTATAGGAAGCGGTGCGGGTGACTGACCtgttgcaatatgtgcaacaggCGTATCATTGCGATTCTTGAACATCCGCACTAAAGATTCAGATGTTGGATTGTCAAAATCATCTTCTGACAATGCAAGATCATCCTCTCCACCATTCATAGGAGGTTTCTCAACATCTTTGAGATCTTGAGGTTTCTCCTCTCCTAGGCGCCGCTTTAGATAATCAGGATAAGCAGGAGACTTCTCCAGTTCCTCCTCAAGCTCTGGGATtccctctttctcccgaagacgCCTGATATCATCATCATTCTCAAAGTTATGACCAAGTTCCTTGTCATCATGGAATGAGATCTGACTCTCAACAGGTTGGAAAAGGCCAAAGTAGTCCCATGGTGGTGTTCCAGGAGGAGCTTCAAATGTTGAACTATCATCCAGGTCATGGATAGCTTGTCCACACACAGGGGATGATGTTTGCAGAGTTGCGGTTACAGGTTCAAGCACCTTCTCCTTAACAGTTGTCACTGAATTACCCCCAGCTTTCATATGATTGACATGGAAACGTCCTGAAGCTAATGGTGAGGGAACTGGAGAGAAAGAGTCACTAGCATGATGTGAAAGGGATGGAGATAGGTTCGTAGATTTCTGCATGATGGTAGGAGGCTCTGGAGTGGCAGATGTTGATGTGAACAGTGAGGAATTTGTTGGTACTTCAGGCTCTACGAATTTTTTGAGAGCAAATCCAGTGTGCCTGAGTGACTGAATATAAGCGAAATGAGCAGCTGCAAAAGCACATCTTCCGTCAAGAGCTTCTCTAACAAATCGCTTCCTTTCCTGGCACAAGACAAGAGCCTTGTCATCTTCGTTTTTTGATCGTGAACCCATTATAAAAATGCACCAGCCTCAATTACGAACAAAAGCCAAAGGTGCATGCAAAGTCATGCTATGCACTGCAGATCAATGCTAGTGTTGAGGGAAGCTGTTGCTGTTCCGTAGGGAAGACGCCAAAGTGGTATCAACTTTGTGCCTGCAATCAAGTATTCAAGAATTTTGCTATCAGATAATATCCCAGAGTTCAGTGAAGCTGGCATGAAAGAAAATTAAGTTGATGTTTCATCAGCAACTCTGTATACCCACTGGAGTCCATTTAGCATGTGGTAAAAATTAGCTTCCATGTGTAGTGCACAAACtgatcacatcaatttttaaaaaagaaaacacTATAATCTGCAGCAGAAAAAAGGGAAGTGCAAATCAACAGTATCCTGCACAGCTCAGATCATAAATTCTAGGTTCCACAATGGCTACTGGCTTATAATGCACCCATGCTTAAAAAGAAATTTTGGAAGGTGAAACCCAAGTAACAGAAAACCGCTTTTCAGACCATACCATATGTAACGGAAAATTGGCTAAATAGGCACCTACTGAAAACAAATCAAATCAAACAACTAGATGTTCCATTTAtggaaatttctttttttttcctctaGAATCCTCAAGGACAATTATATCGGCACATGGACAGAATAACTTCCTTAAGTTACCGCAAACTTGAAACGCAATCCACGGAGAACCAAAAGCTAATATACGACAATAATCCAATCCACCACACAAATCTATGGTACACCAAGTGTACACACTCCAATCTCGGCATGCCACTAATAGCACCACGCTTTGTCGTACTCGGGAATCTTTAATGTGTCATCCGAATCCTTCGGTAGCAACGGCCGAATCTGAACCGAGATAATTCTAGGCACGTCAATTCTCCGACAAGCGTTGCAGAAACCAACCGCCAGAGATTCGGACAGCACAAGCTGGAACCAGACCAAGGGCGGTGCCGGTGATTAGGTACATGCCTAGAACCATAGCTGCGGGTGCTCTATCAGCCATCGAAATGGTGAGCAAAAGTAAAACTGATTCAGTGACCGCAGTGCCCACCACACAATTACGCAAATTCCTCGCACACGGAACGAATCATCCACCCCACTCTCCATTGATACCCTAACAGAACGTCCGGTTGGTACCCCTGACTGGACTCCTTAGTACTAGCCAGTACCAAAATCAGAAAACGAAGAACTAAGCCATCAACGCATACTACCAGCACAAACGGAAAGCTGAAAGATCCGACCAACATGAACCCAACTCGTGCCCCCAAATCGCCCGCCTCCGCGCACCACAATTCGCCTAGAAACGCAGAACAACCGCCCAACGACATCAATCCTTGGAGAGTCCGAGAGAGAATCATCACCTCGCTGGACCCGCGGCTCTAGGGCTTGACGCGGGAGTCCGAGTGTACTCGGCGCGGGATTCCGGCGTCTGGGCTGACGAGGATCGCTGCCGGCCGGCCGTCTCGTGGAGGAGGGGTGGCGACCGAAGAGGGAAGGAGAGAAGAGTTGCCTGTAGAGAGGAGAAGCTTCGAAGACGGTGGTGGGCACTGCTGGGCAGGGTGCGGTGCCgactgacgacgatgatgatggctGCGAACACCAGCGGAAGGATGCAGGTGGATGGACTGGAACGGATGCGTGTGGGCGTGGGGATTCGTGTCGCTGCAGTGCAGCCGAGCCAGGTTGGAGATGCGGTCACTGCCCGCGCGGGTCCCTCCGTCCAGTCCACAGGGTGTCCTGTTGGCGTGTCTTCGTCTCTTCCCCGTTCTTCTCGCGTGTTTTCTTCTGGGTGTGGGCTACCATTTGCGCCCCACCAGCACTTGGGGGACTATGGGGCTCGCGTGATCTCTCTGGCTCCGCTGTTGATCGATTTCAGATTTGTTGGGGTCGGCGCCTGTGCCTCTGCAGCAAGCGCCATCTTTGTTTAGCTTATAAACCATGCTTTTTCAattaacgaatagtatttttctttcaaaaaaatcGATCAatagagtcatagcttatcagccaagcggaCAGCAGAGAGAAAGTCGCCTTTGAGATCTCGGTGGTGACGGTGCGCCGCCGTGCGCGGTTCACGTACCGTTACCGGGTCGACGGACTCATCCCACT harbors:
- the LOC136540025 gene encoding protein ROLLING AND ERECT LEAF 2-like isoform X1, which gives rise to MGSRSKNEDDKALVLCQERKRFVREALDGRCAFAAAHFAYIQSLRHTGFALKKFVEPEVPTNSSLFTSTSATPEPPTIMQKSTNLSPSLSHHASDSFSPVPSPLASGRFHVNHMKAGGNSVTTVKEKVLEPVTATLQTSSPVCGQAIHDLDDSSTFEAPPGTPPWDYFGLFQPVESQISFHDDKELGHNFENDDDIRRLREKEGIPELEEELEKSPAYPDYLKRRLGEEKPQDLKDVEKPPMNGGEDDLALSEDDFDNPTSESLVRMFKNRNDTPVAHIATGQSPAPLPIDDLASETIDSQAERPKDDPAVDPQTERPKDNMAIDAQTEKIKDHTGVDSHAEKPKDDTRVLDISMYESDETPVTSPLKDTSTSTAAFPVNGKFKEPLRDVRNVARDLNSCMKEIEILFIKASDSGKEVPRMLEADKVNFRPLLPEEKAPGSTASGFFATLFACCREEVPVPQPPPQAEVQYLTWHRSMSSLSSSSRNPLGTTSKEDTDGLTGNIFGGVYMNSGSHASTLDRLYAWERKLYDEVKASSAVCRQYDDKCRQLRHQESRGESQMSIDKTRAVVKDLHSRILVAIQRIDMISKNIEDLRDKELQPQLEELIGSLTRMWATMLECHQHQHDIIKLVSNTGNMKASIRSESQFQATLLLQVELSTLCSNFQKWIASHKAYLQSLNSWLLKCVKSLQKKRKSSRKKKVEADPITKYAVAPIFKTCESWINLLDDLPTDLEDAVKDLAAHINRYVPHQEKQRGGSKRILSLSHSGRSNGEMGEVQRSDPPMDLQSSLEIFLGKLEMFSNISLQKYMELKEDINKAKERYEKAQADQQI
- the LOC136540025 gene encoding protein ROLLING AND ERECT LEAF 2-like isoform X2; translation: MTLHAPLAFERKRFVREALDGRCAFAAAHFAYIQSLRHTGFALKKFVEPEVPTNSSLFTSTSATPEPPTIMQKSTNLSPSLSHHASDSFSPVPSPLASGRFHVNHMKAGGNSVTTVKEKVLEPVTATLQTSSPVCGQAIHDLDDSSTFEAPPGTPPWDYFGLFQPVESQISFHDDKELGHNFENDDDIRRLREKEGIPELEEELEKSPAYPDYLKRRLGEEKPQDLKDVEKPPMNGGEDDLALSEDDFDNPTSESLVRMFKNRNDTPVAHIATGQSPAPLPIDDLASETIDSQAERPKDDPAVDPQTERPKDNMAIDAQTEKIKDHTGVDSHAEKPKDDTRVLDISMYESDETPVTSPLKDTSTSTAAFPVNGKFKEPLRDVRNVARDLNSCMKEIEILFIKASDSGKEVPRMLEADKVNFRPLLPEEKAPGSTASGFFATLFACCREEVPVPQPPPQAEVQYLTWHRSMSSLSSSSRNPLGTTSKEDTDGLTGNIFGGVYMNSGSHASTLDRLYAWERKLYDEVKASSAVCRQYDDKCRQLRHQESRGESQMSIDKTRAVVKDLHSRILVAIQRIDMISKNIEDLRDKELQPQLEELIGSLTRMWATMLECHQHQHDIIKLVSNTGNMKASIRSESQFQATLLLQVELSTLCSNFQKWIASHKAYLQSLNSWLLKCVKSLQKKRKSSRKKKVEADPITKYAVAPIFKTCESWINLLDDLPTDLEDAVKDLAAHINRYVPHQEKQRGGSKRILSLSHSGRSNGEMGEVQRSDPPMDLQSSLEIFLGKLEMFSNISLQKYMELKEDINKAKERYEKAQADQQI